A part of Heliangelus exortis chromosome 3, bHelExo1.hap1, whole genome shotgun sequence genomic DNA contains:
- the CAPN11 gene encoding calpain-11, which translates to MMPFGGMAARLQRDRLRAEGVGDHSNAVKYYNQDYEALKQECIESGSLFRDPQFPAGPSALGFKELGPHSSKTRGVEWKRPSELVGDPQFIVGGATRTDICQGALGDCWLLAAIGSLTLNEELLHRVVPHGQSFQEDYAGIFHFQIWQFGEWVDVVVDDLLPTKDGELLFVHSAECTEFWSALLEKAYAKLNGCYEALSGGSTTEGFEDFTGGVAEMYDLKRPPRNMGHIIRKALERGSLLGCSIDITSAFDMEAVTFKKLVKGHAYSVTAFRDVNYRGQQEQLIRIRNPWGQVEWTGAWSDGSSEWDNIDPGDREELQLKMEDGEFWMSFRDFLREFSRLEICNLTPDALTKDELSRWHTQVFEGTWRRGSTAGGCRNHPATFWINPQFKIKLLEEDDDPGDDEVACSFLVALMQKHRRRERRVGGDMHTIGFAVYEVPEEAQGSQNVHLRKDFFLRNQSRARSETFINLREVSNQIRLPPGEYIVVPSTFEPHKEADFILRVFTEKQSDTQELDDEISADLADEEEITEDDIEDGFKNMFQQLAGEDMEISVFELRTILNRVISRHKDLKTDGFSLDSCRNMVNLMDKDGSARLGLVEFQILWNKIRSWLTIFRQHDLDKSGTMSSYEMRMALESAGFKLNNKLHQVVVARYADADMGVDFDNFVCCLVKLEAMFRFFHSMDPEGTGTAVMNLTEWLLLTMCG; encoded by the exons ATGATGCCCTTTGGTGGGATGGCTGCTCGGCTTCAGAGGGATCGCTTGAGAGCCGAGGGAGTTGGTGATCACAGCAACGCCGTCAAGTACTACAACCAGGACTATGAGGCCCTCAAACAGGAGTGCATTGAGAGTGGCAGCCTCTTTAGGGACCCCCAGTTCCCAGCTGGCCCCTCTGCCCTTGGATTCAAGGAACTGGGGCCACACTCCAGCAAGACACGAGGGGTGGAGTGGAAGCGTCCATCG GAACTAGTAGGTGACCCTCAATTCATCGTTGGTGGTGCAACCCGGACAGATATCTGCCAGGGGGCTCTGG gtgACTGCTGGCTGTTGGCTGCCATTGGCTCCCTCACACTCAACGAGGAGCTCCTGCATCGTGTAGTGCCACATGGACAGAGCTTCCAGGAGGACTATGCTGGCATCTTCCACTTTCAG ATCTGGCAGTTTGGTGAGTGGGTGGATGTGGTGGTGGATGACCTGCTGCCTACCAAGGATGGGGAGCTCCTGTTTGTCCACTCGGCAGAGTGCACCGAGTTCTGGAGTGCTCTACTGGAGAAGGCCTATGCCAA GCTGAATGGCTGCTACGAGGCGCTCTCGGGGGGCAGCACCACCGAGGGATTTGAGGACTTCACTGGTGGTGTGGCAGAGATGTATGACCTCAAGCGACCGCCACGCAACATGGGCCACATCATCCGCAAGGCACTGGAGAGAGGgtccctgctgggctgctccatTGAT ATCACAAGTGCCTTTGACATGGAAGCAGTGACCTTCAAGAAGCTGGTGAAAGGCCACGCCTATTCTGTCACAGCCTTTAGAGAC GTGAATTACCGGggtcagcaggagcagctcatccGCATCAGGAACCCCTGGGGTCAGGTGGAGTGGACTGGAGCCTGGAGTGATGG CTCCTCTGAGTGGGACAACATTGACCCTGGAGAtagggaagagctgcagctgaagATGGAGGATGGGGAGTTCTG GATGTCTTTCCGGGACTTCTTGAGGGAGTTCTCCAGGCTGGAGATCTGCAACCTGACCCCCGATGCCCTCACCAAGGACGAGCTCAGCAGGTGGCACACGCAGGTGTTTGAGGGCACTTGGCGCCGGGGGAGCACTGCCGGGGGCTGCAGGAATCACCCAG CCACATTCTGGATCAACCCACAGTTTAAGATCAAGCTTCTGGAAGAGGATGACGATCCCGGGGATGATGAGGTGGCCTGCAGCTTCCTGGTGGCTCTGATGCAGAAGCACCGGCGGCGAGAGCGGCGAGTGGGAGGTGACATGCACACCATCGGCTTTGCTGTCTACGAG GTTCCTGAGGAG GCCCAGGGCAGCCAGAACGTGCACTTGAGGAAGGACTTCTTCCTGCGAAACCAGTCACGGGCACGGTCTGAGACCTTCATCAACCTGCGAGAGGTGAGCAACCAGATCCGGCTGCCCCCCGGCGAGTACATCGTTGTGCCCTCCACCTTTGAGCCACACAAGGAAGCTGACTTCATCCTGAGGGTCTTCACTGAGAAGCAGTCAGACACACA ggagctggatgATGAGATCTCAGCAGATCTGGCAGATGAG GAGGAGATAACTGAGGATGACATAGAGGATGGCTTCAAGAACATGttccagcagctggcaggggag gACATGGAAATCAGCGTCTTCGAGCTCCGGACTATTCTGAACAGAGTCATCTCCAGAC ACAAAGATCTGAAGACAGATGGGTTCAGCCTGGACTCCTGCCGCAACATGGTCAACCTGATGGAT AAAGATGGCAGTGCCCGCCTTGGCCTGGTGGAATTCCAGATCCTGTGGAACAAGATCCGGAGCTGGCTG ACAATCTTCCGCCAGCATGACCTGGATAAGTCAGGCACCATGAGCTCCTACGAGATGCGCATGGCTCTGGAGTCAGCTG GTTTCAAGTTGAACAACAAGCTGCATCAGGTCGTGGTGGCCCGCTATGCAGATGCTGACATGGGTGTGGACTTTGACAACTTTGTCTGCTGCCTTGTGAAGCTGGAGGCCATGTTCA GGTTCTTCCACAGCATGGACCCCGAAGGCACTGGCACCGCTGTCATGAACCTCACTGAG tggctgctgctgacaATGTGTGGCTAG